The genomic stretch CGGCATCGAGATGGCCACGGGGGCGATCCCGGTGATCACCGAGGCGATGCTCCAGCAGCACGCCCGCGACGCGGCCCCGCGTCCGCCGCTGGCCTGACCCGACCCGCAGGCGAACCAGCTGGACCCCCTGACGGACGGGAGGCCCGTGGCGGCCCCGCCGCGCGCCTCCCGTCCGTCCGCGGCTCACGCAACGAGCACAGTGCCGCTCAGGGCATCGGCCGCTCGCCCGCGCGCACCTGCCCCGCCACCCGCCGGAGCTCGTCGTCCTCGGGTGAGGCCTCGTCGTCGGGGAGCTCCGCCGCCGCGGCCCGCACCTGTGCCGCCGCCGCGATGTCCTGGTCCCGCCACCGGGCCAGCGTGAAGTTCCGGGTGACGTCGCGGAGCGGCAGCCGGATGGTCTCGTCAGCCTCGATGCCGGCGAGCAACTGGCGCATCCGGATCACCTCGGAGTCGAGCTCCCCGCCGACGACGAGCACGAAGTTCGAGATGTACAGGTACACGAGCAGCAGCAGCGCCCCACCGAGCCAGCCGTAGGCGCGGTTGCCGCCGCCGATCGTCTCGACGTAGACCGCGAAGCCGACCGTCGCGATCGCCCACGTCCCGATCGCGAAGCCGGCGCCGGCAGAGACCCACCGCAGCTGCGGCGTCCTGACGTTGGGGGTGGCGGTGTAGAGCACGGCGACCATGACCACCAGGTCCGCGGCGAGGACCGGCCACTTCGCGACGTTCCAGACGTCGTCGACCCAGGACGGCCAGCCGACCTGCTGCACGATCGCGGCGGAGATCACCGGGGTGCCGAGCAGGATGACGAGTGCGACGGCGCCGCCGACCATGATCAGCAGCGTGACGAGGAGCATCATGCTGCGGAACTTCCAGATCCGCCGGCCCTCCTCGACCTCGTAGGCGGTGTTCATCGCCCGGCCGAACGCGGTCGCGTACCCGGACAGCGACCACAGCGTCAGGACGAGTCCGACGGTCGCGCCGAGCCACGGGTTGTCGAGGGTGAGCAGTTGCCGCAGCGGGGTCTCGAGGTGCTCGGCCGTCTCGGGCCGCACGATGACGCCGAGGATCCCGATCACGTCCGCGACGCTGTCCCCGCCCTGGTCGACGACGGCCAGCAGCGACACCACGGTCAGGGCCGTCGGGAACACGGTGAGCAGCGCGAAGAACGTCAGCGACGCGGCCGAGTCGACGACCCGGTGCCGGATGACCGAGTGGTACGTCCGACGCACCACCGCCCGGACACCCGAGCGGCGCAGGTCGCGTTCGCGGCTCGCCGGCATGGGATCGACCGTACCGGCTCCGTCAGTTCGCGTTCGGGTGCAGGGCGTCGTACCGGCGGAACGAGGGGACCATCCGGAGCAGCAGGGCGACCAGGGCGATGATGAGGACACCGCCGATCACCGGCGGGTAGGCGAACCCGGCCGCGACGACCAGGCCGGCGTAGAGGTCGCCGACGCGCGGGCCGCCGGTCACGACGACGATGAAGATGCCCTGCAGTCGACCGCGCATGCCGTCCGGTGCGGCGGCCTGGAGGATCGTCCCGCGGAACACGCTGCTCACGTTGTCCGCACCGCCGGCCAGCGCGAGGAACAGCGCGCAGAGCACCAGCGCCGGCAGGATCCCGGTCGAGAAGGTCTCGGACGGCCGCCCGCCGAGGAAGTGCGCGCAGGCGACGACGACACCGAACGCCGCGATCGCTCCGCCGTAGACCGTGATCGCCCAGCCGACGGCCTCGCCCTGGCGTCGCACGTGGCCGAGCGGCCCGGAGAAGATCCCGGAGAGCAGTGCACCGATCGCGTACGCCGCGGTGAGCGCCCCGACGGTGATCGACCCGCCGCCGACGACCAGCGCGCCGATCGCCGGGAAGAGCACGCGGGGCTGGCCGAAGGTCATCGCGATGATGTCGAGCACGAAGGTCATCGTGATGTTGCGGGAGCGCCGGAGGAACCTCGCCCCCTCGATCAGCGACGACAGTCCGGGGCGCAGGGCGTCGTGCTCCGGGGCCATCCGGGGCAGCGTGACCACCCCGAGGAACGCCGCACTGAACAGGACGACGTCGACCGTGTACGTCGGCGCGAAGCCGAACGCGGCGACGAGCACCCCACCGACCGCCGGGCCGACCGTCACCGAGAAGCCGGCGCTGATGCTGTTCAGGGCGCTCGCCGCGGGCAGCAGCTCGATGCCGACCAGGCGTGGCACGATGGCGGCGCGGGAGGCCCCGATGACGGTGCCGGCGACGGCGTTCACCGTGACCAGCACGTAGAGCAGTGCGACGCTGTCGAGGCCGAGCCAGGCGTGCGCGGCGATCATCGCGGTCGACACCCACGCCAGGACGGCCGACACGAGGGCCACGGTGCGGCGGTCGAACGCGTCGGCGAGCATCCCGCCGTACAGACCGGCCAGGATCATCGGCACCAGGGAGATCACGCCGACCAGGGACACCATGAAGGTCGAGCGGGTGATCTCGTACACCTCGAGCCCGACGGTGACGCTCGTCATCATCGTGCCGATGCCGGCGATCGAGCTGCCGATCCAGAGTCGGGCGAAGGCGGGGGAGCGGCGGAGCGGGGTCAGGTCGGCGAACAGGGAGCGGCGGGGCTTCGCGGGGGCATCTGGTGTCACGGTGGAACCATTCTGTGGCCTGGAGGCCGCCTGCGGGGCCCCGTTTCGTTCTCTGGTTGACTGACGGACATGACTGACCTGAACAGCAAGCCCGAGTTCGACGCTCCCGAGGGCCCGGCCCCCACCGACCTCGTCATCACCGACATCGTCGAGGGTGACGGCGCCGTCGCCGAGTCCGGCTCGACCGTCAAGGTCCACTACGCCGGCGTCGAGTACGAGTCCGGCGAGGAGTTCGACAGCTCCTGGGGCCGTGGCGAACCGATCGACTTCCCCCTCGCGGCGCTCGTCCGCGGCTGGCAGGAGGGCATCCCCGGCATGAAGGTCGGCGGGCGCCGCAAGCTCGTCGTCCCGCCGGAGCTCGCCTACGGCCCGGCCGGCGGCGGACACTTCCTGTCCGGCAAGACCCTGATCTTCGTCATCGACCTGCTCGGCGTCCGC from Curtobacterium sp. MCLR17_032 encodes the following:
- a CDS encoding YihY/virulence factor BrkB family protein, with protein sequence MPASRERDLRRSGVRAVVRRTYHSVIRHRVVDSAASLTFFALLTVFPTALTVVSLLAVVDQGGDSVADVIGILGVIVRPETAEHLETPLRQLLTLDNPWLGATVGLVLTLWSLSGYATAFGRAMNTAYEVEEGRRIWKFRSMMLLVTLLIMVGGAVALVILLGTPVISAAIVQQVGWPSWVDDVWNVAKWPVLAADLVVMVAVLYTATPNVRTPQLRWVSAGAGFAIGTWAIATVGFAVYVETIGGGNRAYGWLGGALLLLVYLYISNFVLVVGGELDSEVIRMRQLLAGIEADETIRLPLRDVTRNFTLARWRDQDIAAAAQVRAAAAELPDDEASPEDDELRRVAGQVRAGERPMP
- a CDS encoding MFS transporter, yielding MTPDAPAKPRRSLFADLTPLRRSPAFARLWIGSSIAGIGTMMTSVTVGLEVYEITRSTFMVSLVGVISLVPMILAGLYGGMLADAFDRRTVALVSAVLAWVSTAMIAAHAWLGLDSVALLYVLVTVNAVAGTVIGASRAAIVPRLVGIELLPAASALNSISAGFSVTVGPAVGGVLVAAFGFAPTYTVDVVLFSAAFLGVVTLPRMAPEHDALRPGLSSLIEGARFLRRSRNITMTFVLDIIAMTFGQPRVLFPAIGALVVGGGSITVGALTAAYAIGALLSGIFSGPLGHVRRQGEAVGWAITVYGGAIAAFGVVVACAHFLGGRPSETFSTGILPALVLCALFLALAGGADNVSSVFRGTILQAAAPDGMRGRLQGIFIVVVTGGPRVGDLYAGLVVAAGFAYPPVIGGVLIIALVALLLRMVPSFRRYDALHPNAN
- a CDS encoding FKBP-type peptidyl-prolyl cis-trans isomerase; translated protein: MTDLNSKPEFDAPEGPAPTDLVITDIVEGDGAVAESGSTVKVHYAGVEYESGEEFDSSWGRGEPIDFPLAALVRGWQEGIPGMKVGGRRKLVVPPELAYGPAGGGHFLSGKTLIFVIDLLGVR